A portion of the Maylandia zebra isolate NMK-2024a linkage group LG9, Mzebra_GT3a, whole genome shotgun sequence genome contains these proteins:
- the LOC101474480 gene encoding uncharacterized protein LOC101474480 isoform X1: MIATGGLLRINARRQDSLSRPHKPHAQKKKKKKRRSEVVVVKGKLKLCSVSGLVAALGILVLVVGVVMAALGYWPRDGLFFSSQPQEGTAMASVSSDTPTTAPADAQVRHYTTDTREMREGVLQSDDVQDNGGSDDGFNQTETINGTTRHLSQGFLQDFLDRYLYSDRLKVFGPLIMGIGIFLFICANAVLHENRDKKTKVINLRDIYSTVIDLHSLRKPNTSSCCSANPPNSIVNYIQSKSLEAKPRAYPDSLINRKGGGEGVGDSGVGGGLLTMQPGSSKGAGEGWGNDGGGHAVFSIYQEQTDAPPPSSSQRLSLPQSFSPTHPSTCWTTKNMLSSFTLPLRRPKPPALQRRHSARARTNQGWRGDKGEEEQQRRDIGDDKPGEEGYGCPPPPQRYSSPSLNRPLQDSLTASCSSSGLYKEAPGGSQALLLLSSSSLTPSHLSLSSFSSTPLPPCRRHSLSTSINITGYSKLKHRDNDSCSPSSHKVISQGRHQMSEEVKSQRKYSNKEKLRMISQKYSGLTQKKDQSGLDSETDSTTQYMTEKH; encoded by the exons ATGATCGCAACAGGTGGATTGCTGAGAATCAACGCACGCCGACAGGACTCGCTATCCAGACCACATAAACCACAcgcacagaagaagaagaagaagaagag GAGGAGTGAGGTAGTGGTGGTAAAGGGGAAGCTGAAGTTGTGTTCAGTCTCGGGTCTCGTGGCTGCACTTGGCATTCTGGTTCTGGTTGTGGGTGTGGTCATGGCAGCTCTGGGCTATTGGCCTCGTGATGGATTGTTCTTCAGCTCTCAGCCACAGGAGGGCACCGCCATGGCTTCTGTCTCCTCAGACACCCCAACAACTGCACCTGCTGATGCCCAAGTGAGACACTACACCACTGACACT CGAGAAATGAGAGAAGGTGTACTGCAATCAGATGACGTGCAGGATAATGGAGGAAGCGATGATGGTTTTAACCAGACAGAAACCATAAATGGGACGACCAGACATCTTTCACAAGGTTTTCTACAGGACTTTCTGGACAG GTATTTGTACTCTGATAGACTGAAGGTCTTTGGCCCACTCATCATGGGGATTGGCATTTTCCTCTTCATCTGTGCCAATGCTGTTCTGCATGAAAACCGTGACAAGAAGACAAAAGTCATAAACCTGAGGGACATTTATTCCACTGTTATTGACCTCCACAGCCTCCGGAAACCCAACACTTCCTCCTGCTGCTCAGCCAATCCCCCCAACAGCATTGTTAACTATATCCAATCAAAGAGCCTGGAAGCCAAACCCAGGGCATACCCTGACTCCCTGATAAACAGAAAGGGGGGAGGAGAAGGTGTGGGAGACAGTGGGGTGGGAGGTGGGCTGTTAACCATGCAACCTGGCAGCAGTAAAGGAGCAGGGGAAGGTTGGGGCAATGATGGAGGAGGACACGCAGTCTTCAGTATATACCAGGAACAAACAGatgctcctcctccctcttcctCGCAGAGACTTTCCCTCCCCCAAAGTTTTAGCCCCACCCACCCCTCCACCTGCTGGACCACAAAGAATATGCTAAGCTCTTTCACCTTACCTCTGCGCCGCCCAAAACCCCCTGCGCTGCAGAGAAGGCACTCGGCTCGAGCCAGGACCAACCAGGGCTGGAGAGGGGACAAAGGAGAAGAGGAACAGCAGAGGAGGGACATAGGAGACGACAAACCAGGGGAGGAGGGTTATGGATGCCCCCCACCTCCTCAGCGCTACTCTAGTCCCTCCCTAAATAGACCCCTTCAGGATTCATTAACAGCTTCTTGCAGCTCCTCCGGCCTCTACAAGGAAGCACCGGGAGGCTCCCAGGCcctgctcctcctctcctcttcctccctcaccCCCTcccacctgtccctctcctcatTTTCATCCACACCACTGCCGCCCTGCAGGAGGCACAGCCTGTCGACCAGCATCAACATCACAGGTTATAGCAAATTAAAACACAGAGACAACGATTCATGTTCCCCATCATCACACAAAGTGATATCACAGGGTAGGCATCAAATGTCAGAGGAAGTGAAATCACAAAGAAAGTACTCTAACAAGGAGAAGTTGAGGATGATCTCACAGAAATATTCTGGTCTGACGCAGAAGAAAGACCAATCAGGACTTGACTCAGAGACTGACAGCACAACTCAGTATATGACCGAGAAACATTAG
- the LOC101474480 gene encoding uncharacterized protein LOC101474480 isoform X2, producing MIATGGLLRINARRQDSLSRPHKPHAQKKKKKKRRSEVVVVKGKLKLCSVSGLVAALGILVLVVGVVMAALGYWPRDGLFFSSQPQEGTAMASVSSDTPTTAPADAQREMREGVLQSDDVQDNGGSDDGFNQTETINGTTRHLSQGFLQDFLDRYLYSDRLKVFGPLIMGIGIFLFICANAVLHENRDKKTKVINLRDIYSTVIDLHSLRKPNTSSCCSANPPNSIVNYIQSKSLEAKPRAYPDSLINRKGGGEGVGDSGVGGGLLTMQPGSSKGAGEGWGNDGGGHAVFSIYQEQTDAPPPSSSQRLSLPQSFSPTHPSTCWTTKNMLSSFTLPLRRPKPPALQRRHSARARTNQGWRGDKGEEEQQRRDIGDDKPGEEGYGCPPPPQRYSSPSLNRPLQDSLTASCSSSGLYKEAPGGSQALLLLSSSSLTPSHLSLSSFSSTPLPPCRRHSLSTSINITGYSKLKHRDNDSCSPSSHKVISQGRHQMSEEVKSQRKYSNKEKLRMISQKYSGLTQKKDQSGLDSETDSTTQYMTEKH from the exons ATGATCGCAACAGGTGGATTGCTGAGAATCAACGCACGCCGACAGGACTCGCTATCCAGACCACATAAACCACAcgcacagaagaagaagaagaagaagag GAGGAGTGAGGTAGTGGTGGTAAAGGGGAAGCTGAAGTTGTGTTCAGTCTCGGGTCTCGTGGCTGCACTTGGCATTCTGGTTCTGGTTGTGGGTGTGGTCATGGCAGCTCTGGGCTATTGGCCTCGTGATGGATTGTTCTTCAGCTCTCAGCCACAGGAGGGCACCGCCATGGCTTCTGTCTCCTCAGACACCCCAACAACTGCACCTGCTGATGCCCAA CGAGAAATGAGAGAAGGTGTACTGCAATCAGATGACGTGCAGGATAATGGAGGAAGCGATGATGGTTTTAACCAGACAGAAACCATAAATGGGACGACCAGACATCTTTCACAAGGTTTTCTACAGGACTTTCTGGACAG GTATTTGTACTCTGATAGACTGAAGGTCTTTGGCCCACTCATCATGGGGATTGGCATTTTCCTCTTCATCTGTGCCAATGCTGTTCTGCATGAAAACCGTGACAAGAAGACAAAAGTCATAAACCTGAGGGACATTTATTCCACTGTTATTGACCTCCACAGCCTCCGGAAACCCAACACTTCCTCCTGCTGCTCAGCCAATCCCCCCAACAGCATTGTTAACTATATCCAATCAAAGAGCCTGGAAGCCAAACCCAGGGCATACCCTGACTCCCTGATAAACAGAAAGGGGGGAGGAGAAGGTGTGGGAGACAGTGGGGTGGGAGGTGGGCTGTTAACCATGCAACCTGGCAGCAGTAAAGGAGCAGGGGAAGGTTGGGGCAATGATGGAGGAGGACACGCAGTCTTCAGTATATACCAGGAACAAACAGatgctcctcctccctcttcctCGCAGAGACTTTCCCTCCCCCAAAGTTTTAGCCCCACCCACCCCTCCACCTGCTGGACCACAAAGAATATGCTAAGCTCTTTCACCTTACCTCTGCGCCGCCCAAAACCCCCTGCGCTGCAGAGAAGGCACTCGGCTCGAGCCAGGACCAACCAGGGCTGGAGAGGGGACAAAGGAGAAGAGGAACAGCAGAGGAGGGACATAGGAGACGACAAACCAGGGGAGGAGGGTTATGGATGCCCCCCACCTCCTCAGCGCTACTCTAGTCCCTCCCTAAATAGACCCCTTCAGGATTCATTAACAGCTTCTTGCAGCTCCTCCGGCCTCTACAAGGAAGCACCGGGAGGCTCCCAGGCcctgctcctcctctcctcttcctccctcaccCCCTcccacctgtccctctcctcatTTTCATCCACACCACTGCCGCCCTGCAGGAGGCACAGCCTGTCGACCAGCATCAACATCACAGGTTATAGCAAATTAAAACACAGAGACAACGATTCATGTTCCCCATCATCACACAAAGTGATATCACAGGGTAGGCATCAAATGTCAGAGGAAGTGAAATCACAAAGAAAGTACTCTAACAAGGAGAAGTTGAGGATGATCTCACAGAAATATTCTGGTCTGACGCAGAAGAAAGACCAATCAGGACTTGACTCAGAGACTGACAGCACAACTCAGTATATGACCGAGAAACATTAG